In Chitinophagales bacterium, the sequence CATAAGCATTTTGCAGAAAATCCACCAGCTCTTCTACATAATTGGAAGAAAAATCGAAGCGGATGCCCGCTCTTTCATAAATCTCTCCAATGCTTTTGGTGTAGCCAAGTTTTAGCGCTTCGTTGTAATTGTCCAGTGCTTGTTGCTCGTTTTCTTCAAACTGTCGCCACATGGCTACTGCACCCAATTGCGCCATGCCGTATTCAATGTAATAGAAAGGCACTTCAAAAATATGCAACTGCTTTTTCCAGTTGTGTCTCTTTTCGTATTCCAACCCAGAGTAATCCAGGGTGCCGGGCGTAAACTCATCAAAAATTTCCACCCAGGCATTGTTGCGTTCCTCGGCAGTGTGCCCTTTGTGGGTGTATATCCAATGCTGGAATTTATCAATAGTAGCCACCCAGGGTAGGATTTTAATAATGCCTTTTAGTTGGTTGAGTTTTGAAAGTTTCAGCGCTTCTTCATCGTCATAGAAAGCATCCCAGTGTTTCATGCTGAAAAGTTCCATCGACATGGAAGCCAGCTCGGCCACTTCAGAAGGAAATGATTTAAAACCGTTAAGCTCCAGCGGATGGCTCAAAAAACTGTGCACTGCATGACCTGCTTCATGCACCATTGTTTTTACATCGCGATCTGTTCCGGCAGCATTCATAAAAATAAAAGGCACGCCAATTTCGGGCATTCCCATATTGTAGCCACCGGGTGCTTTGCCTTTTCGCGAATCAAGGTCGAGATGTCCCATCTTGTTCATGATCACCAGCTTTTCCCCATAAAAAGGAGCAATTTGGTTTAGGCAACTTATACTTTTACCGATCAATTCATCGGAGTCCTCAAATGGTTCTAATTGTGGTTTTCCGGGTGCATTGGCTTCCAAATCCCAGGGACGAAGTTTCTCCAGTCCGAGTTCGCTGCTTTGCTCTTCCAAAAGCTTTTTATATAGCGGCACT encodes:
- a CDS encoding M3 family oligoendopeptidase — encoded protein: MSETAIVQIPKKPKRNFLPQDFKVQSWEQLSNWFEKLENREINSVSELEQWLKDFSELESVIGEDMRWRYVKMTCNTDDTEARESLEYFQKEVEPELKKANFRLNKKLLNNPFTKELDEEKYRIFLREIKNQTELHRDENIPLMKELTLKGNEYSRITGAMSIEWGGKELTMQQAAKLLKNEDRAVREKAYKLIQERRNQDVEKLDKLFDEQLELRQKIAENAGFDNFRDYKFRSMGRFDYTPEDCYAFHKAIREHVVPLYKKLLEEQSSELGLEKLRPWDLEANAPGKPQLEPFEDSDELIGKSISCLNQIAPFYGEKLVIMNKMGHLDLDSRKGKAPGGYNMGMPEIGVPFIFMNAAGTDRDVKTMVHEAGHAVHSFLSHPLELNGFKSFPSEVAELASMSMELFSMKHWDAFYDDEEALKLSKLNQLKGIIKILPWVATIDKFQHWIYTHKGHTAEERNNAWVEIFDEFTPGTLDYSGLEYEKRHNWKKQLHIFEVPFYYIEYGMAQLGAVAMWRQFEENEQQALDNYNEALKLGYTKSIGEIYERAGIRFDFSSNYVEELVDFLQNAYEEVQG